A window of the Dasypus novemcinctus isolate mDasNov1 chromosome 15, mDasNov1.1.hap2, whole genome shotgun sequence genome harbors these coding sequences:
- the ARL11 gene encoding ADP-ribosylation factor-like protein 11, with amino-acid sequence MGSVNSRGPKAEARVVMMGLDSAGKTTLLYKLKGHELVETLPTVGFNVEPLEAPGRVSLTVWDVGGQDQLRASWKDYLEGTDILVYVLDSTDEARLPEAVAGLGEVLGHPSMAGVPFLVLANKQEAPGALPLLQIRQRLGLARFQGHCWEFRACSALTGQGLPEALQGVDSLLKSRGRPCLPGVRASGAGCGGSKNS; translated from the coding sequence ATGGGCTCCGTGAACTCCCGAGGGCCCAAGGCGGAAGCCCGGGTGGTGATGATGGGCCTCGACTCGGCAGGCAAGACCACGCTCCTGTACAAACTGAAGGGCCACGAGCTGGTGGAGACCCTGCCCACAGTTGGTTTCAACGTGGAGCCTCTCGAAGCCCCCGGCCGCGTGTCTCTGACTGTCTGGGACGTCGGGGGTCAGGACCAGCTCAGGGCCAGCTGGAAGGACTACCTGGAAGGTACGGACATTCTCGTGTACGTGCTGGACAGCACCGACGAGGCCCGCCTGCCCGAGGCGGTGGCGGGGCTCGGGGAAGTCCTGGGCCACCCCAGCATGGCCGGCGTGCCTTTCCTGGTGCTGGCCAACAAGCAGGAGGCCCCCGGCGCCCTTCCCCTGCTCCAGATCCGACAGCGGCTGGGCCTGGCGCGATTCCAGGGCCACTGCTGGGAGTTCCGGGCCTGCAGCGCCCTCACCGGCCAGGGGCTGCCCGAGGCCCTGCAGGGCGTGGACAGCCTGCTCAAGTCCCGCGGCCGCCCCTGTCTCCCAGGAGTGAGGGCAAGCGGGGCAGGGTGTGGGGGGAGCAAAAACTCTTGA